tttacttaataaaataaaataaagtaaaaaacaaatactttaaaaataaaaatctagtcgaaaaattattatttatctTCATTGAAAGAAAATTTGTTGAAGATATCGACTCAAATtcgataataaattatttttactcTTTAAAATGTAGGGTAAAACTTCAATAGTGCATATTTTatgtacttttcttttgtttcttttttaacaTTTACGTGTTTTTTACAAGTTTTCTGGATATCAATTATAAAATCTTTTggatttttatatatatacacatattaGTTTATTAAATTTTGGGTTAGTATTGGACTCTTGGTTCCACCATTGCATATGTGATTCTCTGAAACCCACCAGTGCCATGTGTCCAACCAGTCAAGTGAGGAAGAAAGCTCATAGAGCatttgcacatacattttttcaTCGTACAAGTTAAGAGGACATATGACGATATTGCGACTATAAATACCAAAAGAATGTTCATCTTAAGGGAATCAAAAAACCAAGAGATACATGAGCGACGATAAGCGAGAACCATCCGAGTGTATTCTTTAAAGCTAGAGAGAAATTTGATCGTACGAGGACACGTAACCGGTTGATAACACCGGACCAAAAATGTCCCTAACGATTTTCCTTTTCCATAGTTTGTAAGGAACTGTGCTGCACACACagtaatctgtgcacagatttcgttgtggggcccatcacggatcccacacaaaatcatccgagccgttcattaaatgtaaaatattttttcaagggtccccgtaaaaaataagctcaatccaatacctatagttgcttcatccaaccatctaacttttcattcagattttcggataatgaaaagttatatgattggatcgagcacctataagtatcgattgagattattttttacggagattcttgataaaatattttacatttaacaAACGGCTCGAATGATTTATGTGAGCCCCACAacaaaaatttgtgcacaatctgtgcacagattgtatgtttgtgtgtagactttctggttTGTAAGTCTAACGGCCAAAGTGTGCATCTTCTAAGCAAGAgaactcaaaagaaaaaatatcatAATATCACAAAATGTAGTAATTACATGTGCTCCGGTGATTGCGCAACAAGTCTTGCTAATTGCCCCCTTGATGCGGCCTGATAAAAGGGCCAAATGTCAAAAGGTCTCCAATGCGCAGCCCAAAGTCCAAGTCCTGTTAGAACGACAAGAGTCTTCATCAATCCAATTCAATACTGTATTTACGGGGCAACGTCATCAAAGATCCATCTCCCGTTTTTTAGGGGCTTATAAATTTCAACTAATATAAACCCCCTGTCCACGTCATCACGTGACAGTATTTTGCTACTTCCCCCTcaatttctcctctcttctgCCCACAACAGTATTGTCAAATGGAGTAGCAtatgcaagtggagtggagtggaatGCAATTGGTCTTCCTTACATACTCTTATGCACATGGAcagggttcgattcccgtaagccACATCTCCTTCACCCAAGTACCCCTAAGATAGtgtagattaggattaacgaattgcaaaaaaaaaaattacacatcaATTTAAacatttatatttttgtaatttgatgcaagaaaaaaaaaactaaattagaCACAAAAGTActtagtttttattcaaaaattacatAATTTTGGGTAGTAGATCTTTAATATAGAATGAAAACTTAAAGAGGAATTTGACCAAGTAGATATGAGAAAACAACTAAAGAGCTTGCCTCCCAAAGGTTGCAAGTTCGTATTCCATGAAGAGTCGAAAACCAAACATTCTTAACCTTGAGGCCATTGGAATTTTATCTAGTCGTTAACTTTAGAGTCACATAATTAATCCAGGTGCGCGCAAGTTGATCTGAAAATCAAGTATAACTGTATAAGAAAAATAGTAGTAGAAAAAAGGagtccaaaatatttaaatctatttatttttcaaaagttacATAACGATATTGTAGTTGCctaaggacggagggagtaacaaacttgaaaaattatgtgTGAGCTCGGCTGATTAATAGACGAACCGATCTGAAATAAACTTGAATGGAGTCGATCACGATTCACGAGCTAATTTccagtaatttattttttttaaaacattgttaACAAAAACTTGTTTAAACTTAATTCCAAATCTAATTCTGTAATGGatctaaaattttaaacttaaattgAAGTTAAATACGAGCTCAGAATGGTAAAGTGAAACTAGCAAATCCTCTTTTCCTCTATCGAAGAATTAATGACGCCACCAATTTGCCCCAGAAGAAATGATGGTCCCCAACCAATCTACGACGCAGGCTCACGCTACCAATGACGCACCCGTATAACTGACCTTACACGTGTCTTCCCTGTCAATCAACGTCGgtggttgtttttctttgggTCGCAAGCAAATAACTGTGATGACACCTTCATCGAGTTTATGGAGCCTGAGAAGCACATTAACGCCGCCTCTGCACCGGTCAActaaaacaaagaagaaattaCAGTAATTTATTTCAACTGTTTACCTGCCACCACGTCCTAAAcagtctctctcttctctctctctctctctaaaagctTGTAGAAATCAGATAGAAGAGGAATGCAGGGGCTTTAGACAGAGGGAGAGAAGCAAAGCAAGGGATTTCGAAGGCACGATGCTCAGGCACAGTCTCGTAGTGTTCCTTACCTTCTGCTTAGCTCTCCGCCTTTCGTATTCTCGACGTggttagctctctctctctctctctagtaatGTATGTATCCCATGGTTTATCTTCAAATTGTGGTGTAGAGTACGCTTCGAGATTAGGTTAGGCATTCAGAAGTAGAATTTTACTTGCTACTTGATCGATCGGTGTAGTTAACGAGTGCATTGATTTAGTACAAGTAGGTCATGAGGTTATCTTTTTGTTGATGCTTAAATTGCAGTATCAACATGTACAGTTACTCTCGATTAGGTTCACAGAAGTTAGTTGAAGTAGTAGTCTTCCTATTactttttttctcctctttttgtttttttgtttttttgacgAGTGAGATGGCTCAGTCTCGGACTTGGGACTATTGGTTTGGCAATGTTGGAACCTTTTTGGTTAGTGTTAATGGGGATGAGTGTTGGAGGAGAGAGTTACGGGAACAGTTTATTTGTATTTTAGTGTATTAGTTTTGGGATCAATTGGAAGAATTGATTCTTTATTAGCTTATTCCTCAGGCATAATAGAAAGAGTATACTTGCTCCCCAAGTAAGTCCGTGCTAGGCACGAGGCCCATGATGTCTTCTCCGACCGTTTCTGGTCGGTGACGTCATGTATCACGCTCGGTGTCCACGTGGACGGACATGTTTTTGGAACGTAACATTGGGGCGCCATGTAAGTTGCTTTGTCTGTTGAGTCACCTCGCCTGTCGGGCATACTCCTGCCTGGTCCAGCCCTACGGTTTCTATGTGTTGGATAAAATATATGCGATAGGAATTTTCTGATAGAATaataattctaaataatattcatcaatccaattgacaaaattaaatagatagagaaaggaATAAGAATAGCATGTGGGGTGGTCGAGGCACGTGATAGTGCTCTCCTAAGGAACGATATACCCCCTCTTGCACAGGGTTGTATGGTACTCCTCCCCTAAGTTACATCGACCTTCAAGTTTCCTTCTGTGCAGTGAAGCAAACTCACGAACCATGTAGTTTCCCGACACTCGAAATCCGTATGAAATCAGTAGCAAATATATGTATGGAAATTATGATGAAAAACGAGCCGAACGTATAGTAGTAGTATGAGAAGACATAGTGGAGCACAAGATGTTTgcatgaaaaagagaagaagagcaAATTCTGCCATATAGAGAAGTCAGAGTATGGAATTAAGAAAAGTATATATTGGCAAACACTACTCCCATCAAATTTATAACCAACGTCCAAGACCACTTGGTTTTTATTTGTAACAAACCATTCCTATAAATTTGCAAGAAATAATAGGAGTATTAATAGGATAATGGTTTGATTAGTTAGAGTAAAAGTAGGAGACTAAGTTAATAAGAGGGTTTACAGCTAATTACCCCACGTTACAAGTCTTACTAGGGGAATAACCTTTTTAAAAGCACACCTTAGTCTCACAAGTAGGTGACAAACTCATTTCAAAGACCAATCaaattaatatatatgtaaaatattaatttaGTAACAACAATACGGACTAGACTCACATGTCATGGGCTTTAATGTACATTTGGCCCGTCCACCCTGCCCGCATGCATTCGGCCCAAGCGGAATGCTCGTGTTGTCAGGCCCTATGTCTAGGTGGGTTCGACCCGCTACATAGCAAAACATACTGGGCCAATACTGTCATAAGTATAAAACATGTGAATGTATATTGGCATATACCATCCATTGATAACGCATTTGATGGGAACATTAACCAAAATATTTAGTGGTTACAATGTTGGTATGAATAACTGAATGAACTGTAAAAGAAATGTGGTGTCCCTTGCCGGGTCAGTGCCCCcattttttgagaattgttgTGGCCCCAGCCCATGTATGTGCTACATAGTCAATTAGTACGAGCACAGTACGAAACTACGAATAGCTATTGTTGCATTGATTTTGTTTGCCAAAGCATGCAGTTGAGGGTTAGAGATTTTTACTTAATCATCTGACTTCTATTATTTGGTGTTCTATTCTGCAAAACTTTTTTTCGATACAGCACCCTATGCTATGCGAATAAGCTGTGGAGCTCGGAATGATGTCCATACTCCACCAACCAATACATTGTGGTATAAGGATTTTGCATATACAGGAGGAATACCCACAAATGGAACACGTCCAAGTTTTATCACACCCCTACTTAATACAGTCCGCTATTTCCCTCTATCTGAGGGTCCAGAAAATTGCTATAACATCAACAGAGTTCCCAAAGGCCACTATTCCGTTAGAATAttttttggattggtggcaGAGCCTAATTTTGACAATGAACCTTTATTTGATGTTTCTGTTGAGGGAACCCAGATTGAATCTCTAAAATCAGGTTGGAGCGAGCACGATGATGAGCAGGCCTTTGTTGAAGCCCTGATATTTCTTACTGTTGGCTCAGCCTCCCTTTGCTTCCATAGCACTGGTCACGGAGATCCCGCAATACTTGCCATTGAAATTCTTCAAGTTGATGATAACGCTTACCACTTTGGCTCACAATGGGGGCAAGGGACTATTCTGAAAACAGACAAAAGACTGAGCTGTGGTGCTAAGAACCCAAAGTTTGATGTAGACTACAGTGGGGACCACTGGGGTGGAGATAGGTTCTGGAACCCCCTTAAAACTTTTGGTCAGAGTTCTGATCAAActttcactactacaaaaagCATCAAGCAGACCTCAACGTCGCCAAACTTCTACCCAGAAGCTCTTTATCAGACTGCTCTTGCTAGTACTGATATTCAGCCGGATTTAGCCTATACAATGGATGTGGACCCCAACAGAAACTACTCAATTTGGTTTCACTTTGCGGAGATTGATCCTTCTGTTACTGGCGCAGGTCAAAGGGTATTTGACATCCTAATAAATGGTGATGTTGCTTTTCAAGATGTGGATATTGTGAACATGAGTGGGGGCATTTATAGTGCTTTAGTACTGAACAAGACTGTTGCTATTAATGGGAGAACTTTGACAGTAACCATGCACCCTACAAAAGGTCATGCCCTGATTAACGCTGTGGAAATCTTTGAGGTCATCACAGCTGAGTTTAAAACTTTGCCAGATGAAGGTAATTTATCCTACTCCTTGATTTCAGACGTTGATGAGGGTGGCTAGATTTGCATTTTTAAGTATGAAGACTTCATTCTCTGTTTTGTGATACAAAAATgatattcatatatatatatttttttggatccgCATATTCTTATTTCAAGTGGTCTTGTTTTGTTCTGAAACCCATGCTACTCCATGGAAGCAAACCCAATTTTAACTCCCTCAATGTCACCGAGATCCATATCTACAAAGTTTACATCCAAAGTTACAGTTTATAAATATGCCCATGCCCATGTCTAACATGCAACTCCAATCCGATGTTCAACCATGTAACTCACCAAGCACATGAGCCACTATGCCTCAAACAAGCACTCATGTTGATACATGTTGCTAGCTTGCACACACAATCACACCAATGCACCAAtagtaccaaaacaaaaagttttcaTATAATCCAAGCCATAGCCACTAGTCCAATTTCTGAGGCggcacaaacaaaaactgaTTGAATTATGTTCTGTTTGATTAATTGCCCTGAATCTAGTATATGTAGGTTGACACATTCTTACCAATAAGGTTAATTGGAAGCAGGTGTCACCAAAGAATTCTTACCCTAATTGATGCACATAATTACTGATCAAACTATCGCAGTAGCTTAAACCATTAGTCGTCCTTTTCTTTAGACCCTTTAGAagacttctctctagaattctgtGTGAGTATGTGGTAACTCAACAACTGTAAAGCCTAGCGGGAAATTTTTTACCCTATTATGAAATAATTAGAAATAAGTTTACCCGAATTATAAAGCTGCCCACAAGGAAATTATCATTTTTGCTGTATAGAAGGAATATTCTTGGCATTACATTTCTATTTTCATGCCTACAATAGCTTTGCTGCTACATGTGATAAAGTGGAGGGCTGGGGTTTGGTCTTGATAGTGCCTTTTCATATTCACCGTATGATAACCTTGAAACTACCTACCTAAGAAACTCCACTTGTTGGCTGTTGGATGTGTATCTTATTGTTGCGTGAGTTTTTAGCAAATTAGCACTATCAGGGGAACAAAATTGTCCACCAATTGGTTACTGGGGGAtatttgaaattgaattttctcaCTACTATAAAGAAGATACAAAATTGATGaacatttgtttccttgttttttttcttacttttgcAGTTTACCTTGTAGAGTTTTTGCTTCTTTCCTTCTATCTTCTACTCCATTTTCTTTATTCTGAAACTCAAAGCCTTGCATGAAGGAAATATTGATTAGTTGTAAACATTATGAGTGCAAAATTGTACTAGGAACTTGGTAAATTAGACGACATCTGTTAAAAAGGAAGTTTAAgtttggaagaagaaaaatcaaaaggttgTACCGTGTGCACAAGTCTCATACGGGCCTGGAAGAGGTAGAAAATGTGTGGGAAGAAAGACCCCTAAGATGCTGTTTCAGCAAGTGAGCAACACAAAGTTAGCTgcttatttattcttttttccgATTTTGAAAGCACTTTTTTCATTATCATGAGGTACTTCTTCATGTATGAAGTGGAGTTCGTTTATCTTGGATCCTACCATTTGGAAGGTTTCAAAATCCTTTGTGGTGCATGGTGATGCTTTCTGCCTGTGTTTATGAAGTTCTGCAGATTTGTCTTAGTTGGAC
The sequence above is a segment of the Rhododendron vialii isolate Sample 1 chromosome 13a, ASM3025357v1 genome. Coding sequences within it:
- the LOC131313477 gene encoding receptor-like protein 4 — protein: MLRHSLVVFLTFCLALRLSYSRRAPYAMRISCGARNDVHTPPTNTLWYKDFAYTGGIPTNGTRPSFITPLLNTVRYFPLSEGPENCYNINRVPKGHYSVRIFFGLVAEPNFDNEPLFDVSVEGTQIESLKSGWSEHDDEQAFVEALIFLTVGSASLCFHSTGHGDPAILAIEILQVDDNAYHFGSQWGQGTILKTDKRLSCGAKNPKFDVDYSGDHWGGDRFWNPLKTFGQSSDQTFTTTKSIKQTSTSPNFYPEALYQTALASTDIQPDLAYTMDVDPNRNYSIWFHFAEIDPSVTGAGQRVFDILINGDVAFQDVDIVNMSGGIYSALVLNKTVAINGRTLTVTMHPTKGHALINAVEIFEVITAEFKTLPDEVSALQTLKSALGLPLRFGWNGDPCVPQQHPWSGADCQFDKTSSKWVIDGLGLDNQGLKGFLPNDISKLHHLQNVNLSENSIHGPIPSSVGTITSLVILDLSYNFFNGSIPESLGQLTSLRRLNLNSNSLSGRVPATLGARLLHRASFNFTDNAGLCGIPGLHSCGPHLSFGAKIGIALGSCVALLLIVTCLMCWWKRRQNILRAQIIAAREAPYAKARTHFSRDVQMTRPYGNENARTATENGPILLS